A window of Glycine soja cultivar W05 chromosome 2, ASM419377v2, whole genome shotgun sequence genomic DNA:
ttattaagattaaaatCAATTATCAATACTTATCGATCACATccctaatattatttattttgggtGATGATAACAACAATGCTAACTAGGAGAGATTTAAAATTGAGTTTTAATCTTGAactatctattatttttaatttgattttgatgcaatagttgttattatttatttttattttttacaataatcaAGAGTTCTTAAATAAGAATCGCTCCCACAAGCTATATATcttagagattaaaaaatacttacataAATACAAGATATTTGGTGATTTTGCGTTCTATAATAATTATACGgagtacaaatttttatttttcttgctaAAGTAAAAAAGTGAAACTCCCTCTCATGTCcccttcaataaaaaaaaaaaaatatatcacaatACTCTTTAGAACTACTAATTTGGTTGCTATTTTTGGGATAATTTCACACTTGTTTTTGCTGAATGACACTTTGTGTGGGAGTTATATCTATTTATATTTGCTTGAATATAATGATCACATATATATTTGTATTCACTGCTGGGACAGGATCTCACATTATCAAAGAATAGATGATATGGATATGAGTGTGGCATCATTGAATAAAGTTTCATCTAAATAATCCCTTTAAGCTTGCTTTGAAGAAGATAGCTTTTGGCACCTGCACTGAACTTTCACATGTCACCCTAGGGGAAGTAAATGTAGGTTGGGAGTGGTTTTGCCATAAAAAGTAAGCTTGAGGGATGAGGGAAAAATGTTTAGAAGCTTATAGGATAGGATAGGTAGGTGCATATATTTATATGCTGAGTGAGACACACATTATGGGGCAGAGAGAGCAGAGCCCAACACCACAACATGCCCCATCCACGTTGCACGGACCACTaaatatcatcatttttttacataaaataccTTTGTATCACCGTTTctgttgaattatttttattttttcagaaatTCTGAATTTAAATCTATCCATCCAATTCAGTTAAATactcaaaaacataattttatcagGTATTATGTTCTTATTtcacttaaatatattatttcatgTGAAAAATACAtgttgtttacaaaaaaaaattaaaataaattaccgTACGTGtaacaatatatattaaataaaatttaattatatttgtaaattaCTATGTAACAATCGGTTGGTCGAGTAGATATGTTGAGTATACAAGCTTTATATCTTCTTTGTCTTGTATGGGATCATTATCTCTCTCCCTAAACTTTcgtaacaataaaataattatcaattgttcgtattttattaatttgattttttatttttttttaacttgtatctatattaatttattataggttaaatatattttcagtattttacaaaacaagtaaaattttatttgatccgtttaatttgttttatttttatccttgaaaaatataaaactattgcTTTTAGTCTTTAATTAATATCAACGTGTTAACTATTTATGTGTTTAACTGAAGGTGAAgtggaatattattaaaaatggaAGCATATGGGTTGATTCAAATTAATATGGAATTATTATCTGGcactcattttatatttttttcattcctaaTATTATTAACCAGAATATGCGGTATTGTATCAAATGTAGTTCAGATTCTTTAAGTAAGATTTTAATTTCAAGctttatgaaaacaaaattgattaacATGAGAACCTTCGTTATAAAtggttagttaattttttttaataaaacttagTCGATAACACATCTCACATgtactcaattaaaaaaaactcacatgcattaatatgatgataaaaaaaatcaaatttaaataaaagattttatatattCCAGTTATGATAATGATTCTTTTattatgtaagaaaaaaaaaaaaacaatcaagcTTTCCTAGTATATGCATCTGAATATATCGTTAATTTTAAAGTATCTATGCATTATAAACACTCATACTCTCGTACATTATTGTGTTCACATACTCaccattcaccaaacaaaaaactcacatacattattttatttcatgatTTACAAAAATAAGGTCCAAGTAACCAACAAGCCTTGCAAATCACCCATCATCTTCATATTTATCCctaatcaattacatttttaATGTGATATGAAAATGGGCCAATTAATATAATCACATCTCCATGCCAGAACAAAACAAGGCCATGCCTgctaagaaaatcaaatttctctCTCTGGCTCCCCTTACGTGGAAAGTAATGATTTGGTGCATTAAATGTATTGGGGAATCATGTGAGCATGCAACCGAAACCATCTAATAAGACCATCATTATGTTGGGTTATAGGACAATTATGGTCCTTTCAAAATCTTgtagttaatatatattattattatatcggTTCTTACTTTCTTTTCCTCTGAAGAACCATGCATATTGGAGTTATGGGATTGTAAATTGTAATGAGTGGTCCCTCACTTATGTTTAGTGGCCTCAAGAACCAAAGTCACTGGTCAAAGATACAATCTGGTGTACTTAAGCTTGATCTTGTGAATTGTGATTGCTCATCACCGTGGAAAAAATATCTTCGCTAACTGCTTTCTCTCGAGTTTTCAAACATTTGATGATAACATattgaaatgacaaaagaaTATTGGCATATGGTAAAAATAAGGTAAAGATAAGTAAATTAATTGGTttggcttataaaaaaaaagtaaattaattggTGATTTCTAGATGAGTGGGGCATGATTAATTGAGAAATAATCAAATCCACagtctttttctttataaataatttaccaGCAGAGATGCTGCATATTTCAAAGACAGTGTATATGACTATATATATTCAGTGACGGCCGTGTACTCGGAAATTCTGAAACTCTCATAAAAGGACATATGGTGCCTATTTTGGTACTGTAAATTATTGattcttgttttattttcttgttaatcaaagcatattttataattaaatttaagtgtGATTAACTCTCCGACCAACAAATATTTACATATTCGTTCCTaagaatcaaaatttataaaaatacattaaaatttcaCCGAGAAGTCAAATATTTTAACTGTTGTGCttactaaaaaaagttaatttataattaaataattagaatatCTCACTTTCAAAACAATATTTGACCCATAAAATGTCAATTAGTCATTTACCTTTGTTGAGCTTACTTATTTGACTTCGGCTAAAATGTAATTTACAAATGGTATTAAGTAGAATTgaattagtttatattttattttattttagtctgtCCAACTTTtacattttgtgtttgtttataTTAGAGTCCAAAAGagaataaattacataaaataatttatataaataatttacacatgtatttataaaattttattgatttttacaatttgaataaaaattatttacacattaaaataaattttggtaAATTGAATGaactacataaaataatttatataaattatttatgtagtttaattggtttattataaaataagaaaaaaattacattaaactttttttttatctatgtaaATCAAATAATGTGTTAAGAGATTCACAACaccttaaaactttattaactCGTGCAGTAATGATATATTTAACATATTGTTGATTCTTCATCGAAAATAAATCAATTAGCTTAATCAATGGTTGAATGTTTTGGGTTATATCcctaatcatttttattaattttaaaccaTTTATCCTTTTGTAACATTAACACAACGCCAACAATCTACATAAGTGTTATGTTATTACCAATAAGCAACATCAAAATTAACATTTGATTATGTATAATCAATTGATTGATAGATCAAAATTGATCTTGAAAATTTTAGGACTAAATATTTGGATTTAAAAATGGGGgaccataaaaatattttagctttTGACTTTTCTCAAGCTAGGGTCATGCTTTTGAGTGAAAAGGAGTGGGAAATGACTTTGAGACCCATCTTTTGATTTGTGGTGTTTGTTATTAATGGCTTACTTCAAATATAGTTGGACCTTTTTGTAGTTAATCAACACATGAACATATGTTGGATTTCACTCTACGCTAGTCAATCAATGTGTTGATACACTCCCACCTAAACAATTTGACTGATTAGAAGAGTAAAAAGGTTGAAGATATATTTCTTTCATTCTCAATCTCATCCTTATTATTTGGTGTGggtaaaattaaacttttgaaaataaaataagtccTTATTATTTGGTGTGggtaaaattaaacttttgaaaataaaataagttattgTACAATGCAAATATGTGCATATATTGATCCTTCCATTATCATATTCTTTATTATTCACTTTAACTCCATCATAAATCTAAAATGTACAAGGTATAATAAgtttgaagttaaaaaaaacattgtattTGCACTTTAATTGTGCATACCTTTAATATGGATATCTAAGTGGATTAAAGATAGCTTGTTTAGAAAATCATTTAGACAACTCTAAAAGCATGTTTGTGACAAAAGTtacaaaacaattattttaaagaatatacTTTAATTCTCAACCAATGGATACCCAAACATGACAGAATTTACCGTGCCAGAGTGAAAAACTTTCGCACAGTAAGTGAGTGAAAATGGACCATTAGAtcgttttattttcaaaatgaacggttttgatattttaaaatttctatttttcttttttactttttgtatcTTCTTTCCAAATTTAACCCTTTCCCTCTTTGAAGTTATTTGTCCTTTGTCAAACCTGTGCCGCCATCACACCTCTATCAAACTCGCACCACAAGGCGGTGGTGTTGGAATGTTGTTCACTTTCACACGGATCTAGAATGTTGTTCACACTGTGCAATTATCGTCCAAAAAAGCTGCAaagctttgttgttgttgctacacTTGTGTTGCGATGGTTCATGGCTTCATGTTGAAGTTCGGCTATTCTTGTTCTACCTTTGCTGTTAATGGGAGTACAAGATGAAGAGCAAGAGAGGAAAAGAGAATGATCTATGGTGGCATAGCCTTGAActtatttctcttcttcttcccttcGTTCTTTACTCCCATCGTGTCAAAGCTTTGCCATCTCCACCATCACCAACGACGAACACTTCATCATACCTGACACTCACAACACCACCTTCAAGGTTGCTCTGTCGCGAGTCCTGACTGGGGTCCCTTGCATAGTGGCGCGCTCACTCTTTTGCGAAGAGTGCGATTTCAATGATGGCGAAGTACATCGGGATGGTGGCAATGTCGAGGAAGGAGAGGGATTTGGGAACCGCAACGATGAACTGGTCCTTGGTTGCTCTCTACTTGTGGAGGAATTGTTCGATGACCGCTAGTCCTATGCTTAATGGAAATAAAAAACTACATCATCCATCACCACAATGCCATGTGCGCTAGTGATAAGTCCTTTAGGCCACGTCACAAAATGTCTGGAATGAGATGACACCAAAAATGAAGATGAGAGGGCAATGAAGTAAAAGTTCATATTTTGTCGCATTTCTTCTtatcaaaatgtttttttttttttaaaattaaggctATTTATTTACAACCAAATGACAAAATATGTACCTTTTGGTGCTCTTCCCTTCATTTTTCATGCTTTTCCAACATCTTTATGCACAACGAAATGAGAGATAAACATTGTTTGACCGTGATTTTGAATCATTAACGCAATACCAAACACACACTTAGTGTGTTTTGGATGAGTGTTGatgaaattagttttaaatgaaattaattttaattaaaattatttttgaattaatataatttatatttgaatatttttaatgtaaaatcaaTCTAAGagaaaattgaatataaaattttgaatccaACAGAAAAATTGATGAAAGCTGTTTCTAACTCAAAATTAGCTATTGACTTAGTATGAATTCTAAACTCATCTCCAACATATCACAAAACATGtgaaattttacttaaaataaatcaCAGGCtcagaattaatttttaatataaaaccaaacatacacattATAATAAACATAGGGGAAAAATGACAGCCATGGTATGGTGTGGTCTGTTACATTACAATTCAAAAGTGTGATGTGTGTTGCTTGGGTCAACAGGTAATGATGTAGAACCAGTTTTCCAAATTACAATCGAGTGAGCTTTGATCAAAACCTAGTTTATTGCCCACCATGGATATCATTTCTGGTGGCACCCCACTATGGTCCAAGTCCATGATATCATCATAGGCAATCTCCTTTCATGGCCACCTCAggttttgtttctctctctcactcactcACACCGCATAATCCAATGATTAGCATTAGCCAAAGCCAAAATGCACCCCAACAAAGTCAAGAATCATGATCGAGATCCCACCATATGGTCATGAACCTAATGATTTGAACCCATCAACAGTGCTAACCCCCTGGCCCACAAGATAATGCCGTGAACCGAGAAGCACTGAATCATAACACAAAactccaaataaaaaaaaagtgtcattAAAGAAAAAAGCACAAGGCTTGGAAAGTGGACCCCCCAAATGCCCAAAACCATTGAATCGACCGTTACGACTTACAAGACTTACCCAAGCAAACCGTAAGTAAGTGGATGATGGGAAGTGAACACTTCACAAAGTAAAGATTATTGGGACATTTACCTTGGGAGGAGGGAAAAATTTTACCATGAAAATCGTGAGAGCAAGAGAGAGAAAATCACCCACAGCATGAACcaattattatgaaattgttCATTCTTCTACTTCCACCTCAACTGTTCATTGTTTATATTTAAGGATTATGTAAATTGTTGAGACCAAATTTTAGTTCtgataagaaaataacagaaacaATACCTATTAAAATGTATCTGACacgttaaaaaaatttgtattcaACGCTATTAAAAATCCACCTTTCTCGCGGTAATACTATGATTGTGAGGGCATGAATCGACTCTCATTTGCATTGCATTGAAACACACTTCAAGTTTTATACTTTTAGAAAATTAATAGGAATTCACCACATAAAGgagttaatttcttttaaagtcATAATCTAGGTTCCAATTTCTAATGGCAAAAAATGCTTACATTCAATATTAATTGTGTTtcgaacaaaaatataaaagatacatgtaaaaattaaaaatttagaaaagaacatccacttttcataataattttatctgatTGTTGTTTCTCATAAAAAATAGGATATTGGTTACAGAATgtaataaatatcatttttcatattataGTTGCATTGgatatcataaaattattaaaatatgttgttacACTTTCAATAAAAACTCTATTTCATCCTAACAACACTACTTagcataaaaaaacataaataaacatTGTTGTAAtaaatagagagagagaaaaaagacacAAAGTATACATAGCAGAAGCCTGCAAGAGAGAGGACTGCAAGTTCGAATTATTCTTCTTCCTTGTATGATTGCTTTTATAATCCTCAGTACCTCTTTTGGACTCATtacccctctctctctctccacctttcaccatttttttatattaaactctctctctctaggCTGCTGCTACTACAACTAGAACACAAGGGGTGTGTAAATGTTTCATgtaagagagagaaaacaagTCTCTTTTACACGTGATAAAGAAAACACCAAAAGCTCTTTTGCATGCGTGTATAAGATTCATCTCACTACcaccatcatcttcttcttctcccctttatcttctcttctcttctcttctaaaTTCTGAATCCTCCAAAACCAAAGTCTTTCACTTCCCTTCTTCGTTAACCAAGAGAAAGAGGGTGAGTGAGTTCaagttttgttcttttcttcattttccatTCTCATGGTTTGGTCGGTTGGtgggttttcattttctgttttgtcTTTGTTTACACTTCAAGGCATTTTATTAGAGAAAGCATTTTTGCTATGTAGCCTTTGCattgcatttatttattataaggttttttttctCTGTCTACAAATCTTCTAGACAGTGATTTTTCTAccctttttaatgtttattccCCTTCACTTAGGAtgatatgttcttaatttttgttttcttctggtTGTTTTATTCTCTTCTCTAAGGCAGTACTCACAGGTTTGCTTCAAACCTGGCTTGGTTTCACagtcaattttttattctaatgcttttttttttattcaagtgTGTTCTATGTGGTTGTATTTGTTGGTTTTTTTAGGTGAGATTTTCAGTTTTTGGTAGGAGGGGACAGTCCTAAGGAGTTGGTAGTTTTGTCTTTTGGGTATTTCCATTTTCTGGGATTTTCATTTATATCATTATATGTCTAATTGCATTTTATTATCAGTTTTTCTCTTCCATACCCAGTGATTAGTCTGTTCACTGCACAATACTATATGGTTTTTTGTTGCTACTTGTGTGTTTGTGATATTTCATGCGAAGCAAAAGGGCAGAAGAAAATGTtgtcaaaatttgttttttttcttcccttttttgtCTTACTTTGCCCTATGGTTCTACCACCTCACCATTTTTGGGGTTGCTTGCTGATACAAGGGTGACTAGttgaatttttcaacttttgCAAATAGTAATGATTTTGTATCCTTAAACAATGCCTGTACCACACAGTTTTCACATCATACCATTACCAATATGTTACTTTATGCATTAGTCCATTGAAAACACAACTCATAATAATTAAGTCTTACTTTTTGGGTTCTTGCTTTACAGCAATTACTACTCATTAGTTTTCCATCTTTGTTTGTTTGTTCGTGGCTGAAGCAATTGGCACTGTTTTGCTGTTACGAGCAAAAACTAAACGTCAAAAACTGGTCCTCTTTGACAAAGTGTGCTTATTCTTCTTTGTGTATTCATTGGCCAGCACTCGTCACAAAAGGTGAACATGCCAGTGAGACAGATGAGGGAGAGCTCAGAACAACACCTTGTGATCAAACCCCATTTGCAGAACCCCATGAATGGAGCTAAGAAGGTTCCTAGAGCTGTTCAAAATGGCAAAggtccaccaccaccgccactGCCACAACAGGAACTACCCCACAACCAAACTTCACCTCATGTAAGGAACAAGGGGAGAAGAAGGAGCAGAGGTGGAGGAAGAAAATGTGATCAAGGAGATGTTTTGATGAGACCTATTGTGGCAAGTGGTGTTGAAAATGGAAGCACCATGTGTGGTGAAATAGAGATGAGTTGCCCCACTTCAAGCAAGTCTTTGAGCTTTGCTCCTAGGCCTGGCTATGGACAAGTTGGGACAAAGTGCATTGTGAAGGCTAACCACTTCTTTGCAGAGTTACCAGACAAGGACTTGAACCAGTATGATGTAAGGCTCCTTTTGCTTGCTTGGTCTTTATCAATCTACTGTAGCCTTCGGTAAGGAAAAATTAAGTTGGGGTTTTGTGACTTGTAAGTAACTCACAACTACTGTAGCCCTTTATGGAAGTGTTTAAATTCTTCCTGTGATTCCCTCTTTTATGTGCTGTTCAATTGCAGAAGGATCTGTTTTTTGCCGTCCTTATCCTAGTAGTAACATTTATGACTCCTTAAATTTTTGGCCTGAAGTTTTGTTCTTATTGTTTGTTGCCTTTGCCGTGTTTTGTAGGTCAGTATTACCCCCGAAGTGTCTTCCAAAGCAGTGAACAGGTCCATTATAGCAGAACTTGTGAGGCTGTATAAAGAGTCTGACCTTGGGATGAGGCTTCCAGCATATGATGGCAGAAAAAGTCTGTACACTGCAGGGCCACTTCCCTTTTCCTGGAGAGAGTTCAAGATAAAGGTTGTGGATGATGAGGATAGAGTTAATGGCCCCAAGTAAGATTTATTATTGCATAGTAATTTCATACTTCTATTTGGCTTCAACACATAAGCATGGTGGactatatgtatgtgtgtgtgtgtctctaTATGCATTTGAATTAAGTTCAATTTCCAACTGACACTTGCACCATTTTTCAGAAGGGAAAGAGATTATAGAGTGGTGATCAAGTTTGTTGCCAGGGCCAATTTGCACCACTTGGGCCAGTTTCTAGCGGGTAAATGTGCTGAAGCTCCACAAGAGGCACTCCAAATTCTTGACATTGTATTAAGAGAGCTATCATCTAAGAGGTAGTTTTGCAAaataattgagagaaaatgtgAAACTTGAAGTTCTTTTTCCCCCCTCACAAAAGCTTCATTTTATAAAGGTTTTGCCCAATTGGGAGGTCCTTCTTTTCACCTGATATTAGAACACCACAACGGCTTGGAGAGGGTTTGGAATCGTGGTGTGGATTTTACCAAAGCATAAGGCCTACTCAGATGGGTCTTTCACTCAATATTGGTATATTACTCACCATAGATATCATTTGCTGATAGGAGTACAGTTTTTAACTACtaatttttctttgtacactTCTTGCATTTCATAGATATGGCTTCTGCTGCGTTCATTGAACCTCTTCCAGTTGTGGAATATGTTGGCCAGCTATTAGGAAAAGATATTCTGTCGAGGCAATTGTCTGATGCTGATCGCATTAAAGTACTTATATGAACAGAGCTTGCTAAGTTCAATTTTTGTATTAATACTATAAAACTCACAGAGCTACTTTAAGATGTCTAACAGATTAAGAAAGCCCTTAGAGGAGTTAAAGTCGAAGTAACCCACCGAGGGAGTGTTAGAAGAAAGTATCGAGTTTCTGGTTTGACTTGTCAACCAACCAGAGAACTCGTGTAAGTAATAATtctgttttataatattttattttaatatatatagtaaCTCTTCTTCTACACTAAGTTCAAAGATATTCCAATTATTTTCCTCTAGTTTTCTTGATGACAAGGATGTATCTCTTTAGGTTTCCTGTTGATGAGAATTCAACTATGAAGTCAGTAGTTGAATACTTTCAAGAGATGTATGGTTTCACAATTAAATATACTCACCTTCCTTGCCTTCAAGTAGGAAATCAAAAGAAGGCAAATTATTTACCTATGGAGGTAGGGGAAATTCCTGGTAATTGACATAGgtgcttttctttcttgtaattatttgatttttcttacatGCTTCTGGTTCCTCAGGCCTGCAAAATTGTTGAGGGACAACGATATACAAAAAGGTTGAATGAGAAGCAAATCACTGCTCTCCTGAAAGTTACTTGTCAAAGACCTCGTGATCGAGAAAATGACATTTTGCAGGTATTTTGCCtgttttgaattgattaatatttattcaaaaCAGTTTTAGCGTTAAAAGTTCTCTCTGCAACACTAAATTTATGACTATAAGCAGTAAGCTTTTCTGAATGTAAAATAAGCTCACATTCATTATTGCCctcataattaataaaaaaagatggaCAATTTGCACCCCTGCTAGTTGCTTATATTTGGTTGTGGAGCCGCCATTATGAAGTGAGGGACATTTATGCTGTTAATTTTCCATTATTCTTTCCAAAAGTAGTTGGCAAATTTATGTTCTAGCTTTGTGTGTGGGTCACTTACACCTTGAAAGTCAAAATAGTATAAAACTTGCATGACTATAACATGATTCAAACAATGTGGAAATTGGAACAtacaaataatgattcaaaCTTCAAAGCATGAGATCTCTTTGACAAATAAAACCTACTAAATCAGTTAAGCTGATTAAGGGAAAACACATTCAACTATGAAATTTATATcttcacaaacaaataatatatatccaTGATATTCTAGAAGCTAAACAATAAAGTTGTGTCATCAAATTAACATTTCAATTTTGCTTCATGCAGACCATTCAGCACAATGCTTATGGTCAAGATCCTTATGCAAAGGAATTTGGgattaaaattagtgaaaagcTAGCTTCTGTAGAAGCGCGAATTCTCCCTGCCCCATGGGTAATGTGCATCTCAACCAAGAGGTGTAAGATACTTAAAGTatgattacttttttttcacTATTGATTGATATGCAGTACTTGTCTGCAGCTTAAATATCATGAAAGTGGGAAAGAAAAGAATTGTTTACCCCAAGTTGGTCAGTGGAATATGATGAACAAGGTATTGTACATTTTACAATTATTTGTTTTCAAGCAGTTGTGAAATGCAACTATTTTACcttgtttttgtaaaaaaaacaataaagggAAATGCTGATATTTTTAAGTCATTTATAACAAGATTATTTTTACTCAACTCTTTGGtccaatttaatttaaattatgaaattccTAGGTATGTGCTATTCCTGTTTAGCTTGGAGTTTTCATGCGACAGTAAGTTTTTAATACTAGTCACTTTGTCGGCTAATACTTGAATGATACAGAAAATGATAAATGGGATGACTGTCAGCCAGTGGGCATGCATAAATTTTTCACGAAGCGTACAAGACAGTGTTGCTCGCACTTTTTGTACCGAGCTAGCTCAAATGTGCCAAGTATCTGGCATGGTAGTTTTCCATCTATtctgttttttagtttttgaagtGTGGACAAACTTTCTTGAAATTCAATGTATTTTTGTTGTAGGAATTTAATCCAGAGCCTGTTATCCCCATCTACAATGCCAAACCTGAGCATGTGGAGAAAGCTTTGAAGCATGTTTACCATGCGTCAACAAACAAAACCAAAGGAAAGGAATTGGAGCTTTTGTTAGCAATATTGCCGGACAACAATGGTTCTC
This region includes:
- the LOC114377492 gene encoding protein argonaute 10-like, which encodes MPVRQMRESSEQHLVIKPHLQNPMNGAKKVPRAVQNGKGPPPPPLPQQELPHNQTSPHVRNKGRRRSRGGGRKCDQGDVLMRPIVASGVENGSTMCGEIEMSCPTSSKSLSFAPRPGYGQVGTKCIVKANHFFAELPDKDLNQYDVSITPEVSSKAVNRSIIAELVRLYKESDLGMRLPAYDGRKSLYTAGPLPFSWREFKIKVVDDEDRVNGPKRERDYRVVIKFVARANLHHLGQFLAGKCAEAPQEALQILDIVLRELSSKRFCPIGRSFFSPDIRTPQRLGEGLESWCGFYQSIRPTQMGLSLNIDMASAAFIEPLPVVEYVGQLLGKDILSRQLSDADRIKIKKALRGVKVEVTHRGSVRRKYRVSGLTCQPTRELVFPVDENSTMKSVVEYFQEMYGFTIKYTHLPCLQVGNQKKANYLPMEACKIVEGQRYTKRLNEKQITALLKVTCQRPRDRENDILQTIQHNAYGQDPYAKEFGIKISEKLASVEARILPAPWLKYHESGKEKNCLPQVGQWNMMNKKMINGMTVSQWACINFSRSVQDSVARTFCTELAQMCQVSGMEFNPEPVIPIYNAKPEHVEKALKHVYHASTNKTKGKELELLLAILPDNNGSLYGDLKRICETDLGLISQCCLTKHVFKITKQYLANVSLKINVKMGGRNTVLVDAVSCRIPLVSDIPTIIFGADVTHPENGEDSSPSIAAVVASQDWPEVTKYAGLVCAQAHRQELIQDLYKMWHDPVRGLVSGGMIRDLLISFRKATGQKPLRIIFYRDGVSEGQFYQVLLYELDAIRKACASLEPNYQPPVTFIVVQKRHHTRLFANNHRDRNSTDKSGNILPGTVVDSKICHPTEFDFYLCSHAGIQGTSRPAHYHVLWDENNFTADGIQSLTNNLCYTYARCTRSVSVVPPAYYAHLAAFRARFYMEPDLQQENGSSGGGSKATRAGGVCGGVKPLPALKENVKRVMFYC